Proteins encoded in a region of the Paenibacillus sp. W2I17 genome:
- the murI gene encoding glutamate racemase, with protein sequence MTKKIAFFDSGIGGLTVLHKALQQFPEEKFLYYADTLHVPYGTKSADEVRGHIFDCVEAIVQEDVQAIVIACNTATSLAVKDLRAKYDIPIIGMEPAVKPAVEMNRDSGKRVLVFATALTLSQTKYNELVSRVDDHHSVDSIALPELVEWCEQLDFDPGKIAAYFRFKLADLDLHGYGTVVLGCTHYPFYTSILRTVLPDHIQIIDGSTGTVNHLKQRLGLVAQHGDRTGKQVTFLSSSGRPEEQEKMYSALQYLEMNSK encoded by the coding sequence TTGACTAAGAAAATTGCTTTTTTTGATTCAGGCATCGGTGGTTTAACCGTTTTGCATAAGGCATTACAACAGTTTCCGGAAGAAAAATTTCTGTATTACGCGGATACCCTGCATGTCCCGTATGGAACCAAGTCTGCGGATGAGGTTAGAGGACATATTTTTGATTGTGTTGAAGCCATCGTTCAGGAGGATGTTCAAGCAATCGTGATTGCTTGTAATACAGCAACAAGTCTGGCTGTGAAGGATCTGCGCGCCAAGTACGATATCCCGATCATTGGCATGGAGCCTGCGGTGAAACCAGCTGTGGAGATGAATCGTGATAGTGGGAAGAGAGTGCTTGTATTTGCCACGGCCCTCACCTTGAGCCAAACCAAGTATAACGAACTGGTATCACGTGTTGATGATCACCACAGTGTGGATTCTATTGCGTTGCCGGAACTTGTGGAGTGGTGTGAACAGCTGGATTTTGATCCGGGCAAAATCGCTGCTTATTTCCGCTTCAAGCTGGCAGATCTCGATCTTCATGGGTATGGCACAGTGGTGCTTGGTTGCACGCATTATCCATTCTATACGTCCATTCTGCGCACGGTTCTGCCCGATCATATACAGATTATTGATGGCAGTACAGGTACAGTGAACCATCTGAAGCAGCGGCTTGGACTGGTGGCTCAACATGGAGACAGAACAGGGAAACAAGTCACTTTCCTCAGTTCATCAGGCCGACCGGAAGAGCAGGAGAAGATGTACAGTGCACTTCAATATCTTGAGATGAACTCGAAGTAG
- a CDS encoding N-acetyltransferase, whose protein sequence is MKLIEQAILFAKENDYTSVILWTNESLIGARRLYQSVGFEVKEVRKQMLSGQELTEEQWELVL, encoded by the coding sequence GTGAAGCTTATCGAACAGGCAATTCTTTTTGCAAAAGAAAATGACTACACATCCGTGATCCTGTGGACCAATGAGTCTTTGATCGGCGCGCGTAGATTATATCAATCTGTGGGCTTTGAAGTGAAGGAAGTCCGCAAACAGATGTTGTCAGGTCAGGAGCTTACCGAAGAACAATGGGAACTTGTTCTGTAG
- a CDS encoding GNAT family N-acetyltransferase — translation MVPKSNLSSMEMLKIQVSTLYTINEQQRLLSINEPGGGQAPAIFIGMTSAGSLIYYHEQLPPNLMDELGKDCELPLDILKLIRKVETFEPVNHVWMGPAYAFPESSNEWNQKVQLIGQEQHYLVAEHFPELTDHLYEKSPVAAYVIGDSAVAVCCSARLSDYGAEASLYTAPGYRGHGYAAETVKCWQYYVKERGRMPIYSTSWDNLASQQVARKLGLIQFGVDFSITTVDLRKDCDV, via the coding sequence ATGGTTCCAAAATCCAACCTGTCGTCTATGGAAATGTTGAAAATACAGGTGAGCACGTTATATACAATCAATGAGCAGCAGCGTCTACTAAGCATTAACGAGCCGGGGGGCGGGCAGGCTCCAGCCATTTTTATCGGCATGACTTCTGCTGGTTCACTGATCTATTATCATGAGCAGTTACCGCCTAATCTAATGGATGAGTTGGGTAAGGATTGCGAGCTTCCATTGGATATTCTAAAACTGATTCGAAAGGTGGAAACCTTTGAGCCAGTTAACCATGTATGGATGGGACCCGCCTATGCTTTTCCTGAGTCATCTAACGAATGGAATCAGAAGGTTCAGTTGATTGGTCAGGAGCAGCATTATTTGGTGGCAGAGCATTTCCCTGAATTAACAGATCACTTGTATGAAAAAAGCCCTGTTGCCGCTTATGTTATTGGTGATTCTGCTGTGGCAGTGTGCTGCTCCGCAAGGCTCTCCGATTATGGGGCGGAAGCGAGTCTATATACGGCACCGGGTTATAGAGGACATGGATATGCAGCGGAAACGGTAAAGTGCTGGCAGTATTATGTCAAGGAGCGTGGACGCATGCCAATCTACAGTACATCTTGGGATAATCTCGCTTCACAGCAAGTTGCCCGTAAACTGGGATTAATTCAGTTCGGTGTGGATTTCAGTATCACAACTGTAGATTTGAGGAAGGACTGTGATGTCTGA
- a CDS encoding serine/threonine-protein kinase, whose protein sequence is MTDHVEHEIDGVSFVLKESHSFDWLRPLGTVFRVFDQQDSGNLSFGIVQKDGKRLFVKYAGAHTIHANHTGSPPEAIRNLKSSVSVYEDLAHDTLIRLTDHFATDEGYACVFDWVDGECLHSHWYFPPPAKYEDPRSPYYRFRQLPVDTRIRAMEQILDFHIEVERRGYVAVDLYDGSLIYDFDRNFMKICDIDLYRKGSFTNNMGRMWGSSRFMSPEEFELGAPIDVVTNVFNMGAMAFGLLGGEKDRSYERWDAGEALYHVVMRAVSDERSERYATIAELGEAWEKAAIKGQ, encoded by the coding sequence ATGACAGATCATGTTGAACATGAGATCGATGGTGTTTCCTTTGTCTTGAAAGAATCTCATTCTTTCGATTGGTTACGGCCCTTGGGTACGGTCTTTCGCGTATTCGATCAGCAGGATTCAGGGAATCTCTCCTTCGGTATTGTGCAAAAGGATGGAAAGCGATTGTTCGTTAAATATGCGGGAGCACATACAATTCATGCGAATCATACGGGAAGTCCCCCGGAAGCCATTCGTAATCTGAAATCATCTGTTTCCGTCTACGAGGATCTGGCACATGACACGTTGATTCGACTAACGGATCATTTTGCAACGGATGAGGGGTATGCCTGTGTATTCGATTGGGTGGATGGGGAGTGTCTGCATTCCCACTGGTATTTCCCACCTCCGGCTAAGTATGAAGATCCGCGTTCGCCCTATTATCGGTTCAGACAGCTTCCAGTGGATACACGCATTCGGGCGATGGAACAGATTCTGGATTTTCATATCGAGGTGGAACGGAGAGGTTATGTGGCTGTTGATTTGTATGATGGCAGTCTGATCTATGATTTTGACAGAAACTTTATGAAAATTTGTGATATCGACTTGTATCGGAAGGGCTCTTTTACCAATAACATGGGGCGTATGTGGGGATCTTCCCGCTTTATGTCACCCGAAGAGTTTGAGCTAGGCGCACCCATAGATGTGGTTACCAATGTATTCAACATGGGGGCAATGGCGTTTGGTTTGCTTGGCGGGGAGAAGGATCGTTCCTATGAGAGATGGGATGCCGGAGAAGCGTTGTATCACGTTGTGATGCGTGCAGTGAGCGACGAGCGGTCCGAGAGGTACGCAACGATTGCGGAACTCGGTGAGGCATGGGAAAAAGCTGCGATTAAAGGTCAATGA
- a CDS encoding GNAT family N-acetyltransferase, with translation MNEDRKQETYIIRNIQRDEADIYWPLRLEALKTHPEAFGASFELSIQLPMSEVQERIHNEPDDYILGAYTVEGTLAGMMGFKREYGLKLRHKGMIWGVYVAPPYRGSGLASLLLREVLDRGRHLEGIKQINLSVVTTNESARRLYERYGFEVYGIERNALEVYGQGYDEAHMNYFYTEHSTLNEDISTGGVR, from the coding sequence ATGAACGAAGATCGAAAGCAAGAGACCTATATCATTCGCAATATTCAGCGGGATGAAGCAGACATCTACTGGCCTTTGCGACTGGAAGCATTGAAAACACACCCTGAAGCCTTTGGGGCTTCGTTTGAGTTGTCCATTCAACTCCCCATGAGTGAAGTGCAGGAGCGCATACATAATGAACCGGATGATTATATTCTGGGAGCATATACAGTAGAAGGAACCTTGGCGGGAATGATGGGTTTCAAAAGGGAGTACGGCCTAAAGCTCAGGCACAAAGGCATGATTTGGGGCGTCTATGTTGCTCCGCCATATCGGGGAAGTGGGCTGGCTTCGCTCTTGCTCCGCGAGGTGCTGGATCGGGGAAGACATCTGGAAGGTATCAAGCAGATTAATCTGAGTGTAGTGACAACCAATGAATCAGCCCGACGTTTATACGAGCGATATGGATTTGAAGTTTACGGCATCGAGCGTAACGCCTTGGAAGTCTACGGTCAGGGATATGATGAGGCGCATATGAATTACTTTTATACGGAGCATTCAACATTGAACGAAGATATCAGCACAGGAGGAGTCCGATGA
- a CDS encoding DJ-1/PfpI family protein, with amino-acid sequence MKIAFVLFDGLTFLDFAGFYDVINRLNFFEPTQGTTWETCAMTEQVTDESGLTLKVDRVKPDLSEYDLVFIPGGMGTRKLRYDEAFVGWLKQAESVPLKVSVCTGSLLLGAAGFLSGKKATTHPRAYKLLEPYVTEVIQKRIVKDGNVITAGGVATSIDLGIYVVGLLAGQEAAANVKLQIDYPYEMQGVVEE; translated from the coding sequence ATGAAAATTGCATTCGTTTTGTTTGATGGACTGACTTTCCTTGATTTTGCAGGGTTTTATGATGTGATTAATCGGTTGAATTTCTTTGAACCTACCCAAGGAACGACGTGGGAAACTTGTGCAATGACAGAGCAGGTCACGGATGAGTCTGGTCTAACGTTGAAGGTGGATCGGGTGAAGCCTGACCTATCGGAATATGATCTCGTGTTTATCCCCGGAGGCATGGGAACGCGCAAGCTTCGATATGACGAGGCCTTTGTAGGTTGGCTGAAACAGGCAGAGTCTGTGCCTTTGAAGGTTTCGGTGTGCACAGGCTCTCTGCTGCTGGGTGCAGCTGGTTTTTTATCCGGCAAAAAAGCAACAACACATCCCCGTGCATATAAATTGCTTGAGCCGTATGTCACCGAGGTGATTCAAAAGCGGATTGTAAAAGATGGAAATGTAATTACTGCCGGTGGAGTAGCCACGTCCATTGACCTGGGAATTTATGTTGTTGGATTGCTTGCAGGACAGGAAGCGGCGGCGAATGTAAAACTTCAGATCGATTATCCTTATGAAATGCAGGGAGTGGTCGAAGAATGA
- a CDS encoding SDR family oxidoreductase: MTAEEHLTKDGQVRINTGLDAVKKTKERANARVALITGTSSGFGMLTAITLAKQGYLVVATMRDLSRREELVRLAEQAGISERLQYVQLDVTDTESVQKAVGSVLLNNGRIDMLVNNAGFAVGGFIEEVSMEDWRRQMETNLFGLIAVTRAVLPVMREQKQGLIVNLSSVSGLSGFPGYAPYAASKFAVEGFTESLRHEMSSFGVRVVLVEPGAYRTPIWNKGLGEIHRSEDSPYKHKLDAVLRYSKHASETAPDPQEVADLIGRIARMRAPRLRYALGKGSRVLILGKAVLPWKWLEWIIARGLK, translated from the coding sequence GTGACAGCAGAGGAACACTTAACAAAGGATGGCCAGGTACGAATTAACACGGGTCTTGATGCAGTGAAGAAGACAAAGGAGAGAGCGAACGCTCGGGTGGCCTTAATTACGGGTACCTCCAGTGGTTTTGGTATGCTCACCGCAATCACTCTTGCCAAGCAGGGATATCTTGTTGTTGCTACAATGCGTGATCTGAGTCGAAGAGAAGAATTGGTGAGGTTGGCTGAACAGGCAGGGATATCCGAACGTTTGCAATATGTGCAACTGGACGTGACCGATACTGAATCGGTGCAGAAAGCTGTGGGGTCCGTACTTCTTAATAATGGCCGAATCGACATGCTGGTGAACAATGCAGGATTTGCGGTGGGCGGGTTCATTGAGGAAGTGTCAATGGAGGATTGGCGGCGCCAGATGGAAACGAATCTGTTTGGATTAATCGCCGTGACACGTGCGGTCCTGCCTGTGATGCGTGAACAGAAGCAGGGGTTAATTGTTAACTTGTCCAGCGTCAGTGGGTTGTCCGGTTTTCCAGGGTATGCGCCCTATGCTGCTTCCAAATTCGCTGTGGAAGGATTCACGGAAAGTCTGCGGCATGAGATGTCTTCGTTTGGTGTTCGGGTGGTATTGGTTGAACCAGGTGCTTATCGCACACCGATCTGGAATAAAGGTTTGGGTGAGATTCACCGGAGCGAGGACTCTCCGTATAAGCATAAGCTGGACGCGGTTCTTCGTTATTCCAAACATGCGAGCGAGACAGCGCCTGATCCACAGGAGGTAGCTGATCTGATCGGCCGAATTGCACGGATGCGTGCACCAAGGCTTCGATATGCGCTCGGGAAAGGTTCGCGTGTGCTGATCTTAGGCAAAGCCGTGCTACCCTGGAAGTGGCTGGAGTGGATCATCGCCCGTGGATTAAAATAG
- a CDS encoding F390 synthetase-related protein, with protein sequence MSNTFRIVVHYALARGLRKWKTREQLERWQERRVIRHVHQIRARSPFYRKWWGSLNASDWRRFPLIDKSIMMEHFDTLNTVGITKDEALALAGESEETRDFKPSIQGVTVGLSSGTSGNRGIFLVSDREQDAWTGTVLAKLLPGGLWKPAKIAFFLRANSNLYESVQRGKLQFQYFDLLERVETLVNRLETYQPTVWVAPPSMLRLLADAYVAGQLTAVPDKIISVAEVLDPLDRKVLEQVFGQTVHQVYQCTEGFLGATCRYGTLHLNEDIVHIEKEFIDPATRRFVPIITDFSRTSQPIIRYRLNDILTEAALPCACGSPFTAIERIEGRCDDTLYFTQLHTGEAVPVFPDFVTRSVIAASPDIEHYRVVQQGDGTMEVSLRLGGSAVMEQVETDVRGELMKLGERLECTLPEIRFVPYTFEPGLTKLRRVERRDNGVAY encoded by the coding sequence ATGAGTAATACCTTTCGTATAGTGGTTCATTATGCTCTCGCACGTGGGCTGAGAAAGTGGAAAACGCGAGAACAACTGGAGCGCTGGCAAGAACGCCGGGTTATTCGGCATGTTCATCAGATTCGTGCCCGATCCCCATTTTACCGGAAGTGGTGGGGGAGCTTGAACGCATCCGACTGGAGAAGATTTCCGTTGATTGACAAATCGATCATGATGGAGCACTTCGATACACTGAACACGGTGGGCATTACCAAGGACGAAGCGCTGGCTCTTGCAGGCGAAAGTGAAGAAACGCGTGACTTCAAACCTTCCATTCAAGGCGTGACGGTTGGACTGTCTTCGGGCACGTCAGGGAACCGGGGAATATTTCTGGTGAGTGATCGGGAGCAGGATGCGTGGACGGGAACGGTACTGGCTAAGTTGCTGCCTGGTGGACTGTGGAAACCTGCGAAGATTGCGTTTTTCCTGCGGGCCAACAGTAATCTGTATGAATCGGTGCAACGTGGCAAATTGCAGTTTCAGTACTTTGATCTGCTGGAACGTGTGGAGACCTTGGTGAATCGGCTGGAAACCTACCAACCTACCGTGTGGGTGGCTCCTCCATCCATGCTGCGTCTGTTGGCGGACGCCTATGTAGCAGGCCAGCTGACCGCTGTACCGGATAAAATCATCTCTGTTGCCGAGGTGCTGGACCCCCTGGATCGCAAAGTGCTGGAGCAGGTCTTCGGACAGACCGTTCATCAAGTCTATCAGTGTACAGAAGGGTTCCTGGGTGCTACTTGTCGTTATGGTACCCTGCATTTGAACGAAGACATTGTGCATATTGAAAAAGAGTTCATTGATCCCGCCACCCGGCGGTTTGTGCCCATTATTACGGACTTCTCCAGAACATCACAGCCAATTATCCGATATCGGTTGAATGATATTCTGACCGAGGCGGCGCTACCATGTGCCTGTGGTTCCCCGTTTACCGCCATTGAGCGGATTGAAGGCCGCTGTGATGACACGCTTTATTTTACACAACTACATACGGGTGAGGCTGTACCGGTCTTTCCGGATTTCGTTACCCGTTCGGTCATTGCGGCTTCGCCGGATATTGAACATTATCGTGTGGTGCAGCAAGGAGACGGAACAATGGAAGTATCTCTTCGGCTTGGCGGGAGCGCAGTGATGGAGCAGGTCGAGACGGATGTACGGGGTGAACTGATGAAGCTGGGAGAGCGGCTTGAATGCACCTTACCTGAGATCAGATTTGTTCCATATACGTTTGAACCGGGACTTACGAAGCTGCGCAGGGTGGAGAGACGAGATAACGGAGTGGCGTATTAA
- a CDS encoding MBL fold metallo-hydrolase, producing the protein MLTTTPVELYLGAAGYCTHPEFLTLRGGRLSPVPFPAGFACIIHPVHGPILLDTGYSSRFFEETAHLPNAMYRHITPVVYREEDSAVHFLAGLGLKASDIRYIILSHFHGDHIAGVRDFPEAQFIYLPRAYDAVRSLGPIAAVKAGFLAGLLPEDFMARSLPVTCQPERWTRAGKEFPFDEFYDIFGDGSLLGVDVSGHAEGMMGLLLRTEEDDYFLCADAVWSSRAFREQRRPNILAGIIMSNRQEYHRNFDRLVQLHQQFSHIRIVPSHCRGVLDAWGVGGPKR; encoded by the coding sequence ATGCTGACGACAACTCCAGTAGAACTATATTTGGGTGCGGCGGGTTACTGTACACATCCAGAGTTTCTGACGCTGCGTGGTGGTCGATTGAGTCCAGTACCTTTCCCGGCAGGATTTGCTTGCATCATTCATCCCGTACATGGACCGATCCTGCTGGATACGGGATATAGTTCCCGCTTTTTTGAGGAAACGGCTCATTTGCCTAATGCAATGTATCGTCATATTACACCAGTGGTCTATCGTGAGGAGGATAGTGCCGTTCATTTTCTGGCTGGGCTTGGACTGAAAGCTTCCGATATTCGGTATATCATCCTCTCTCATTTTCACGGCGATCATATCGCGGGTGTACGAGATTTCCCAGAGGCACAATTCATTTATCTGCCAAGGGCCTATGATGCTGTGCGCTCACTTGGTCCGATTGCGGCTGTGAAGGCAGGTTTTCTTGCCGGGTTGTTGCCCGAGGATTTTATGGCCAGATCATTGCCTGTTACGTGTCAGCCTGAGCGATGGACGAGAGCGGGGAAAGAGTTCCCTTTTGATGAATTCTACGATATCTTCGGCGATGGCAGTCTGCTGGGGGTGGATGTATCCGGTCATGCGGAAGGCATGATGGGACTTCTACTGCGTACAGAAGAAGATGACTATTTCCTGTGCGCGGACGCGGTGTGGTCGAGTCGGGCTTTTCGTGAACAGCGCAGACCGAATATTCTTGCTGGGATCATTATGTCGAATCGACAGGAATACCACCGGAACTTTGACCGACTGGTTCAGCTGCATCAGCAGTTTTCCCACATTCGGATTGTGCCGAGTCATTGTCGAGGTGTACTGGACGCTTGGGGTGTAGGAGGGCCGAAACGATGA
- a CDS encoding NAD(P)-dependent oxidoreductase, whose amino-acid sequence MNRALVTGATGCLGRHLAIRLAQEGWEVTGMGRQPKVGAELKLAGVRFLSGDIRNEAAVNEGCAGQDMVFHCAALSSPWGRYRDFYSSNVEGTQNLIDGCLHNEVQRFIHVSTPSIYFNYNPRYNVHENDPLPSKPANHYAATKLLAEQVVMEGHAKGLPSIMIRPRAIFGPYDQTLFPRIVAANAKSGVPMIGGGQALIDLTCVDNVVDALLLCRDVDAEALGRAYNISNGDPRAFSELVSSLFGMLDMPLRRRNIPYRMAYGVAALLERVHGYIPALGEPALTRYTVGSLSIPQTLDITDAREQLGYIPRVSIEEGLQQFADWWRAESC is encoded by the coding sequence ATGAATAGAGCATTGGTTACAGGAGCTACGGGATGTCTGGGCAGGCACCTGGCGATACGGCTTGCCCAAGAGGGATGGGAAGTCACTGGCATGGGCCGACAGCCAAAGGTTGGTGCAGAACTTAAATTGGCAGGAGTCCGATTCCTGAGTGGAGATATACGGAATGAGGCAGCAGTAAACGAAGGGTGTGCGGGGCAGGATATGGTGTTTCACTGTGCGGCACTATCCTCGCCATGGGGCAGATATCGTGACTTTTACAGCAGCAATGTGGAAGGCACACAAAACCTCATTGATGGCTGCCTGCATAATGAGGTGCAGCGATTCATACATGTCTCAACTCCGAGTATATATTTTAACTACAACCCGCGATATAACGTACATGAGAATGATCCGTTGCCATCCAAACCAGCCAATCATTATGCAGCCACGAAGCTTCTCGCTGAGCAGGTTGTGATGGAGGGGCATGCGAAGGGGCTTCCGTCAATCATGATTCGACCGCGAGCCATTTTTGGTCCGTATGATCAGACGTTGTTTCCCAGAATTGTCGCAGCAAACGCAAAATCGGGCGTGCCCATGATCGGTGGTGGACAGGCGTTAATCGATCTGACATGTGTGGATAATGTGGTGGATGCCTTGTTGTTGTGCCGCGATGTCGATGCAGAAGCACTTGGCAGAGCCTACAATATTTCCAATGGCGATCCGAGGGCGTTCAGTGAGTTGGTGAGCAGCCTGTTTGGCATGTTGGATATGCCCTTGCGTCGTCGAAACATTCCTTATCGGATGGCATATGGTGTGGCAGCGTTGCTGGAGCGAGTTCATGGCTATATTCCTGCGTTGGGTGAACCTGCGTTAACACGGTATACAGTCGGCTCCTTATCCATCCCACAGACGTTGGATATTACGGATGCACGGGAGCAATTGGGATACATCCCTCGGGTGTCCATTGAAGAGGGATTGCAACAATTTGCAGACTGGTGGAGGGCTGAATCATGCTGA
- a CDS encoding ATP-grasp domain-containing protein, with protein sequence MTTRSGETRHRTAASLRVLLTGGRAPVTLDLARMLHRAGHRVYVAESAVRHLTRLSRAVEQCAVVPSPRHDTGTYLAELERLVQDWQIDLLIPMCEEVFYVAQGADRLRAYCRVLVTTLEQLHELHHKYNFIQLAVTLGLSVPDTCLINSREEWMEAQSVLGKVGDWVWKPVYSRFAAKVRMPILMTDDAGVGTDQEGNVSEKKHRHLRNDPPEEGELSVASPWVAQAYIPGQMLCTYSIAHEGQLVAHATYDSRYRTGSVGASVFFEQVEHEGALAWVRQFVEATGFSGQIGFDFIEGPDGQVYAIECNPRATSGIHLFHPGDDLVRALTEPETLVKEGKMITPARGSKAMLMLPMLGSGVQQIFGKGKLRAWIAAWRGARDVVYVRQDIQPLFEQFGVVLAAWRLARSQKCSLTEALTHDIEWNGEQQ encoded by the coding sequence TTGACTACTAGATCTGGGGAAACCAGACATCGTACAGCTGCTTCTCTCCGTGTGCTGCTTACAGGCGGAAGGGCTCCCGTAACGCTGGATCTGGCACGTATGCTTCATCGGGCAGGCCATCGGGTCTATGTCGCGGAGAGTGCCGTACGGCATCTGACCAGATTATCTCGTGCAGTGGAACAGTGTGCTGTGGTTCCATCGCCACGTCATGACACAGGTACGTATCTGGCGGAGTTGGAACGGTTGGTTCAGGATTGGCAGATTGACCTGTTGATTCCGATGTGTGAAGAAGTCTTCTATGTTGCTCAAGGGGCAGACAGACTGCGTGCATATTGTCGTGTCCTGGTTACAACTCTGGAGCAGCTACATGAGCTGCACCATAAATATAATTTTATCCAGCTTGCAGTAACACTCGGTCTTTCGGTTCCGGATACATGTCTGATCAACAGTCGGGAGGAATGGATGGAAGCTCAGTCTGTTCTGGGAAAAGTAGGAGATTGGGTGTGGAAACCGGTGTATTCCCGCTTCGCAGCTAAAGTTCGCATGCCAATACTCATGACCGATGACGCTGGGGTAGGGACGGATCAGGAAGGAAACGTAAGCGAAAAGAAACATAGACATTTACGTAACGATCCTCCGGAAGAAGGGGAATTATCCGTTGCTTCACCTTGGGTTGCACAGGCCTACATTCCTGGTCAGATGTTATGTACATACAGCATAGCGCATGAAGGGCAACTGGTTGCACATGCCACTTACGACAGTCGCTATCGTACAGGAAGCGTGGGAGCCAGTGTTTTTTTTGAACAGGTGGAACATGAAGGTGCCCTTGCGTGGGTGAGACAATTTGTTGAGGCAACGGGTTTTAGTGGACAGATTGGGTTTGATTTTATAGAAGGTCCGGATGGGCAAGTATACGCAATTGAGTGTAATCCGAGGGCAACGAGTGGGATTCATCTGTTTCACCCCGGAGATGACTTGGTGCGTGCATTGACTGAACCGGAGACGTTGGTCAAGGAAGGAAAAATGATCACGCCCGCACGGGGCAGCAAAGCCATGCTCATGCTTCCCATGTTAGGAAGCGGAGTACAGCAGATCTTTGGCAAAGGGAAGCTCCGTGCATGGATAGCTGCGTGGCGTGGAGCCAGGGATGTGGTCTATGTGCGGCAGGATATCCAGCCTTTATTTGAACAATTCGGAGTGGTGCTAGCTGCATGGCGTCTGGCAAGATCGCAGAAGTGCTCGCTGACTGAAGCTTTGACTCATGACATAGAATGGAACGGTGAACAACAATGA
- a CDS encoding beta-ketoacyl-ACP synthase III, whose product MQLRRVRIAGTGKYLPEQEVTDEELDRRLDVPAGWVSKATGVGVRHYASGEETSSFMGARAAEAALAVAGLQFGDIDCLVCTSGTKEQPLPSTAVFIQQAMGQQDSGVPAFDMDATCLSFLNGLDVISYMVDAGRYQRVLLVATEIASAGLNWSDKESAALFGDGAAAVIIERSPEGSSSQIVHASLRTYSRGARFSEIAGGGTRMHASNYKADQPEPYLFHMDGQAIFRMASRLLPGFIGDMLQATGNRMEDFQLVIPHQGSAMAMRLIRKKLGIAEDRFMDITRNHGNTIAASIPMGLHEAIRQQRIQRGDRVLMIGTAAGLSLGGLIFDY is encoded by the coding sequence ATGCAACTTAGAAGAGTAAGGATCGCAGGAACAGGGAAGTACCTGCCTGAACAGGAAGTCACGGATGAGGAACTGGATCGCCGCTTGGACGTGCCTGCGGGCTGGGTCAGCAAAGCCACAGGTGTAGGTGTACGCCATTATGCTTCGGGTGAAGAAACCTCCTCTTTCATGGGCGCGCGGGCTGCAGAAGCTGCACTTGCGGTTGCTGGATTACAATTCGGGGATATCGACTGTCTGGTGTGTACCAGTGGCACGAAGGAACAACCGTTGCCAAGTACGGCGGTATTTATCCAGCAGGCCATGGGACAGCAAGATTCAGGCGTACCTGCCTTTGATATGGATGCAACCTGCCTGAGTTTCCTGAACGGACTCGATGTGATCTCCTATATGGTAGATGCCGGACGTTACCAGCGAGTATTGCTCGTAGCCACCGAGATTGCCTCAGCCGGACTGAACTGGTCTGATAAAGAGAGTGCGGCCCTGTTCGGAGATGGAGCGGCCGCTGTTATTATTGAGCGTTCGCCTGAAGGGTCCTCCTCACAGATCGTCCATGCTTCCCTTCGAACCTACAGCCGAGGTGCTCGCTTCTCGGAGATTGCAGGAGGAGGTACACGGATGCATGCTTCGAATTATAAGGCAGATCAGCCTGAACCCTACCTATTTCATATGGATGGACAGGCGATCTTCCGCATGGCTTCCAGACTTTTGCCTGGATTCATTGGTGATATGCTGCAAGCGACCGGGAATCGAATGGAGGATTTCCAATTGGTCATTCCCCATCAGGGAAGTGCCATGGCGATGAGACTGATTCGCAAGAAGCTTGGCATTGCTGAAGATCGATTTATGGATATCACACGAAATCACGGCAATACGATTGCGGCATCGATCCCGATGGGTCTGCATGAAGCGATTAGACAACAGCGTATTCAGCGTGGAGATCGGGTGTTGATGATTGGCACGGCTGCCGGATTATCATTGGGAGGACTCATTTTTGACTACTAG